attttatcttttgatcaaaaaaaagttgttccgCAATTTGTTGATTACCATACGATTCGGTATGAATAAAAACAGGATTtgtttatgaaatttgaaaccagTGAAATTTCTTTATAAAAGAAGGGTGGCCAAAAACTCagagaatattcaaaatatgaaGTTCACCGCAATTTTGGTCTTTGCAACATTTTTCGCCTTCACTTCATCGGCACCTACTCCTGCTGCGAATGATGTTGAAGAGCCGATGGTGAAGAAAACCGAGCAGATGCTCACCGTGGAGGCCTTCGATGGGTACATCGGGTTGCTGAAGATGTTCAAGGATATGTTGCCGCTGGATATTATTACGACGATAGATAATGTGagttttcatggaaaaaagttagatgttagataacatttaaaaaatttcaattttcagctgaacaTCACCCAGAAAGGAGAAGTCGTGAGCTTCCTATCCAACTGGTTCCAGGATCGAATTCAGCGCCCAAATACCACCACTGAAATTGTCAGTGTGCTCCGCGAGCATCTTCCATCCGTCTTCGACAAAATCCACTCTTACAATGAAACATTCTACACAAAATTCAATAACTTGAAGCCAGAAACCCAAGCTCTCCTGCGTGAATGGCGTGAAAAAGCAGTGGATCTTCTCGGAGATCAACGACCAGCCGGCGAAACCGCAGGCCAAA
This is a stretch of genomic DNA from Caenorhabditis elegans chromosome V. It encodes these proteins:
- the C07G3.10 gene encoding Fatty-acid and retinol-binding protein 1 (Partially confirmed by transcript evidence), which translates into the protein MKFTAILVFATFFAFTSSAPTPAANDVEEPMVKKTEQMLTVEAFDGYIGLLKMFKDMLPLDIITTIDNLNITQKGEVVSFLSNWFQDRIQRPNTTTEIVSVLREHLPSVFDKIHSYNETFYTKFNNLKPETQALLREWREKAVDLLGDQRPAGETAGQNLQLLRDFAMSIRDVKSEIRDDLRTQFPQAVSLTEGLGFTVFTTMIMVVQKIVETAAAVKNQAVLATGLPVECALPLD